From Lolium perenne isolate Kyuss_39 chromosome 5, Kyuss_2.0, whole genome shotgun sequence, a single genomic window includes:
- the LOC127299013 gene encoding pollen allergen Lol p 2-A-like, translating to MAPSSRLLAAAALAALFVCAMCEAPVTFTVEKGSDEKNLALSIKYNKEGDSMAEVELKEHGSNEWLALKKNGDGVWEIKSDKPLKGPFNFRFVSEKGMRNVFDDVVPAEFKVGTTYKPEE from the coding sequence ATGGCTCCCTCAAGCAGGCTGCTCGCcgcggcggcgctggcggcgctgtTCGTGTGCGCGATGTGCGAGGCCCCCGTgacgttcacggtggagaagggcTCCGACGAGAAGAACCTGGCGCTGTCAATCAAGTACAACAAGGAGGGGGACTCCATGGCAGAGGTGGAGCTCAAGGAGCACGGCTCCAACGAGTGGCTGGCCCTCAAGAAGAACGGCGACGGCGTGTGGGAGATCAAGAGCGACAAGCCGCTCAAGGGCCCATTCAACTTCCGCTTCGTGTCCGAGAAGGGGATGAGGAACGTGTTCGACGACGTGGTTCCGGCGGAATTCAAGGTCGGCACCACCTACAAGCCCGAGGAGTAG
- the LOC127299011 gene encoding pollen allergen Lol p 2-A-like, producing MPTRLSLAVAQALFPSDRPGRYKRLRHGRSAAHPRINTPTPSITDSQPTAAAHIYTQEPSNKFRMASSSSRMLAAAALAALFVGAMCEAPVTFTVEKGSDEKNLALSIKYNKEGDSMAEVELKEHGSNEWLALKKNGDGVWEIKSDKPLKGPFNFRFVSEKGMRNVFDDVVPAEFKVGTTYKPEE from the coding sequence ATGCCTACACGGCTCTCCCTCGCCGTGGCCCAAGCTCTGTTCCCTTCCGACAGACCCGGCCGGTACAAGCGCCTGCGACATGGCCGGAGCGCCGCCCATCCGCGCATAAATACCCCCACACCATCTATCACCGATTCACAACCAACAGCAGCAGCACACATATACACACAAGAACCATCCAACAAATTCAGAATGGCTTCCTCATCAAGCAGGATGCTTGCGGCGGCAGCGCTGGCGGCGTTGTTCGTGGGCGCGATGTGCGAGGCCCCTGTGACGTTCACGGTAGAGAAGGGCTCCGACGAGAAGAACCTGGCGCTGTCGATCAAGTACAACAAGGAGGGCGACTCCATGGCGGAGGTGGAGCTCAAGGAGCACGGCTCCAATGAGTGGCTGGCCCTGAAGAAGAACGGCGACGGCGTGTGGGAGATCAAGAGCGACAAGCCGCTCAAGGGACCATTCAACTTCCGCTTCGTGTCCGAGAAGGGGATGAGGAACGTGTTCGACGACGTGGTTCCGGCGGAATTCAAGGTCGGCACCACCTACAAGCCTGAGGAGTAA
- the LOC127299010 gene encoding protein yippee-like has protein sequence MGRLFLMSLAPTGTIYSCKHCDTPLAYAHQILSRLFRCKHGKAYLFDKVVNVNVGEKDDRMMTTGLHTVRDIFCVACGSILGWKYVSAFEKEQRYKEGKFILERFKINSGVPPGRVQLWAEHDGRRSSSEDDDQGAA, from the exons ATGGGGCGTCTGTTCTTGATGAGCCTTGCGCCGACGGGGACAATCTACTCCTGCAAGCACTGCGACACCCCCCTCGCCTACGCACACCAAATCCTTTCCAGG TTGTTCCGCTGCAAGCACGGCAAGGCCTACCTCTTCGACAAGGT TGTGAATGTGAATGTCGGGGAGAAGGACGACCGGATGATGACCACGGGCCTGCACACCGTCCGCGACATCTTCTGCGTCGCCTGCGGGTCCATCCTCGGGTGGAAATAC GTCTCTGCATTTGAGAAGGAGCAGAGGTACAAGGAGGGCAAGTTCATCCTCGAGAG GTTCAAGATAAACTCTGGCGTCCCTCCCGGCCGTGTCCAGCTGTGGGCCGAGCATGACGGCCGCAGAAGCTCTAGCGAGGACGATGATCAGGGCGCCGCGTGA